From Desulfallas thermosapovorans DSM 6562, the proteins below share one genomic window:
- a CDS encoding MBL fold metallo-hydrolase, giving the protein MYKEILPNLYLIEIPLPNNPLKSLNSYVIKGPERNLIIDTGMNRKECSEVIHLSLQELDVRLENTDFFITHMHSDHSGLVGAMATDTSKVYCSRPDADVILGKESWDKILAGARAHGFPEEELKTILDKHPGYKYAPRGDIKFDIVQDGDEIVAGDYRFVCVSTPGHTRGHMCLYEPDKKVLVSGDHILADITPNISLFVPGEENPLEDYLANLDKVYQMDIELVLPGHRSLIYDVRKRIDELKRHHRERAEEILAILRKGSASAYQIASQMKWDIDCRTWEEFPTAQKWFATGEAIAHLRYLRGQA; this is encoded by the coding sequence TTGTATAAAGAAATACTGCCCAATCTTTATCTGATCGAGATCCCCCTGCCCAATAACCCTCTTAAATCGCTCAATTCCTACGTTATCAAAGGACCGGAAAGAAATTTAATTATCGATACCGGTATGAACCGGAAGGAATGCTCGGAAGTAATCCATTTATCCTTGCAGGAACTGGATGTGCGGCTGGAAAACACGGACTTTTTTATTACCCACATGCACTCCGATCACTCGGGGTTGGTGGGGGCTATGGCCACGGATACCTCCAAAGTGTACTGCAGCAGGCCCGATGCCGATGTTATCCTGGGCAAAGAATCCTGGGACAAAATTTTGGCCGGAGCCCGGGCGCATGGCTTTCCCGAGGAGGAATTGAAGACCATACTGGATAAACACCCGGGTTATAAATACGCCCCCCGGGGTGATATAAAATTTGACATTGTTCAGGACGGGGATGAGATTGTTGCCGGGGATTATCGTTTTGTATGCGTGTCCACCCCCGGTCACACCAGGGGGCACATGTGCCTGTACGAACCGGACAAAAAAGTGCTGGTGTCCGGGGACCATATCCTTGCCGATATAACACCGAACATTTCCCTGTTTGTGCCCGGGGAGGAGAATCCCCTGGAGGATTACCTGGCCAACCTGGATAAGGTTTACCAGATGGATATTGAACTGGTGCTGCCGGGGCACCGGAGTCTGATTTACGACGTGCGCAAAAGAATCGACGAGCTAAAACGCCACCACCGGGAAAGGGCCGAGGAGATCCTGGCCATACTGCGTAAAGGCAGCGCCAGCGCTTACCAAATAGCTTCGCAAATGAAATGGGATATCGATTGCCGGACCTGGGAGGAGTTCCCCACAGCCCAAAAATGGTTTGCCACCGGAGAAGCCATCGCCCACCTCCGCTACCTGAGGGGTCAGGCTTAA
- a CDS encoding nucleotidyltransferase domain-containing protein — translation MFSLNLTEKKALNEFSSLIKDVLKDNLFDIKLFGSKSTGKFHDESDIDVLIVVKQRNEETMNSISDILLDIELKYASNISPIVLTTTEFIKNQQHQTLFYHEVSRNGMTL, via the coding sequence ATGTTCTCCTTAAATTTAACCGAAAAAAAAGCTTTAAATGAGTTTTCCTCGCTAATAAAAGACGTTTTGAAAGATAATTTATTTGATATAAAACTTTTTGGCTCCAAATCAACCGGTAAGTTTCATGACGAATCAGATATTGATGTACTTATAGTCGTTAAACAAAGGAACGAAGAAACTATGAACTCAATTAGTGATATATTGTTGGACATAGAGTTAAAATACGCATCTAATATCTCCCCAATTGTACTGACAACCACAGAGTTTATCAAGAATCAGCAACACCAAACCCTGTTTTATCATGAAGTATCCCGGAACGGGATGACGCTATGA